Proteins found in one Lycium ferocissimum isolate CSIRO_LF1 chromosome 6, AGI_CSIRO_Lferr_CH_V1, whole genome shotgun sequence genomic segment:
- the LOC132061522 gene encoding E3 ubiquitin protein ligase RIE1-like, whose translation MATEPANSTVPLLNRRLGRQSSLSILLSRVTGRGGGGGALVRETAARELDERRADWGYSKPVVALDMMWNLGFVIVSVVVLCCAVDEEPNVPIRVWICGYGLQCVVHVVLVWLEYNRRSSQGAILEEGNSDSEERNNEVLGIDNQSSVAKRCEYVNTMGSLLWWIVGFYWIVSGGEILLRDAPRLYWLAVVFLAFDVFFAIFCVALACLIGVALCCCLPCIIAVLYAVGQEGASDEDLRVLPKYRFHLCKDEEKPSVGAGRMVPMETSSGYLATERILLPDDAECCICLSSYEDEAELHALPCNHHFHSTCIVKWLKMNATCPLCKYNILKGNEQV comes from the exons atggcAACTGAGCCAGCCAATTCAACTGTCCCACTTCTTAACCGGCGACTGGGCCGTCAGTCATCACTATCTATACTTCTCAGCCGTGTCACCGGCCgtggcggcggcggcggcgcGTTAGTGCGCGAGACGGCGGCGCGTGAGCTGGACGAGCGACGCGCCGACTGGGGCTACTCGAAGCCGGTGGTGGCTTTAGACATGATGTGGAATTTGGGGTTTGTGATTGTCTCTGTTGTGGTTTTGTGTTGTGCAGTTGATGAGGAACCGAATGTACCGATTAGGGTTTGGATTTGTGGGTATGGGTTGCAGTGTGTAGTGCATGTTGTGCTTGTTTGGTTGGAATATAATAGGAGGAGTTCTCAAGGGGCAatattggaagaaggaaatagtGATAGTGAAGAGAGGAATAATGAGGTTTTGGGTATTGATAATCAGTCAAG TGTTGCTAAACGATGTGAATATGTGAATACAATGGGATCACTTCTTTGGTGGATAGTTGGCTTTTACTGGATAGTCTCTGGTGGTGAAATTCTTTTACGGGATGCCCCGCGTCTATATTG GTTGGCAGTTGTATTTCTAGCATTCGATGTATTCTTTGCCATCTTTTGTGTTGCTTTGGCATGTCTGATAGGAGTTGCTCTTTGTTGCTGCTTGCCTTGCATAATTGCAGTACTCTATGCAGTGGGCCAG GAAGGTGCATCGGATGAAGATCTCAGAGTTCTCCCCAAATATAGATTCCATCTCTGCAAGGATGAGGAGAAACCAAGTGTTGGGGCTGGTAGGATGGTACCAATGGAGACAAGCAGCGGATACTTGGCCACTGAGCGTATTCTTTTACCCGATGATGCA GAATGTTGTATATGTCTTAGCTCGTACGAGGATGAGGCAGAACTCCATGCTCTTCCCTGTAATCATCATTTCCACTCCACTTGCATCGTGAAATGGCTTAAGATGAATGCAACATGTCCGTTATGCAAGTACAACATCCTGAAGGGGAATGAACAGGTTTAG